One genomic window of Nicotiana sylvestris chromosome 10, ASM39365v2, whole genome shotgun sequence includes the following:
- the LOC138879348 gene encoding uncharacterized protein has protein sequence MAPFEALYGRRCRSPIGWFEVGKVELLGLDLLHHAMENIKVIQERMKIAQSRQKSYADVCRRNLEFQVDDWVFLNVSPMKGVIRFGKKGKLSLRYVGPYRIIQRISQVAYKLKMPPEMLLVHPVFHVSMLKKVVGDLSVIVPIEATEVNEELSYQEIPVAILDRQVRKLRTKEIASIKMLWWNQQVVEATWETEEEMRKKYPHLFE, from the coding sequence ATGGccccatttgaggcattgtatggaAGGAGGTGTAGATCCCcgattgggtggttcgaggttggtaAAGTAGAACTGTTAGGGCTAGATCTTTTGCATCATGCTATGGAAAACATTAAAGTCATTCAGGAGAGGATGAAAATTGCTCAAAGTCGTCAGAAATCCTATGCAGACGTGTGTCGAAGAAATTTGGAATTCCAAGTAGATGATTGGGTGTTCTTGAATGTATCTCCCATGAAGGGAGTCATacgattcgggaagaaagggaagttaagtctgaggtatgtcggaccgtatagaatcattcagaggatcagtcaggtggcatacaagctcaaGATGCCACCCGAGATGTTgttggtacatccggtcttccatgtgtctatgttgaagaaggtagtgggagatctgTCCGTTATTGTGCCAATTGAAGCTactgaggttaatgaagaactatcttatcaagaaattccagttgccattcttgataggcaagtccggaaATTGAGAACTAAGGAAATTGCCTCTATAAAAATGTTATGGTGGAACCAACAGGTTGtggaagccacttgggaaactgaggaagaaatgagaaagaagtacccacatttgtttgaatag